A single Carettochelys insculpta isolate YL-2023 chromosome 2, ASM3395843v1, whole genome shotgun sequence DNA region contains:
- the ZHX2 gene encoding zinc fingers and homeoboxes protein 2: protein MASKRKSTTPCMLRTPELPEQAGPEDGEAPIGKGAGTPQQETKDDWVDDTASTVKECEVVDRKSPAENQPKKLQGGYECKYCPYSTQNLNEFTEHVDTQHPNVILNPLYVCAECNFTTKKYDSLSDHNTKYHPGENNFKLKLIKRNNQTVLEQSIETSNVGTVTNSGLENADCDEALHDEINVSKTPVMKQGKPKVETKKGPKKTEEGGVENHVDSNLPRVITETTESFACINGADLLHDVLAHVMPSVQLPPNINLVPKVPVPLNSTKYNCALDTNATMINSFNKFPYPTQAELSWLTAASKHPEEQIRIWFATQRLKHGISWSPEEVEEARKKMFNGTIQSVPQTITVLPAHLTPAKMPQPIIQTALPCQILGQTGLVLTQVSNGPTVSCSPITLAVPANQGQKRTIQTLSGAPEVKRPHVVPEVSPKLNAAPVTLTNDRKKTKEQIAELKASFIMSQFPDDAEVYRLIEVTGLSRSEIKKWFSDHRYRSQRGIVHITSESIAKDQLAIAAARHGHIYYTCADFTSQRFKEKTQEQLRILEESFLKSSFPTQGELDRLRVEAKLSRREVDSWFSERRKLRDSLEQAVLDSMGSNKKNKDQGIHNGTISQTELLNSSQLPSSLSGSESSTVFNKTNQEQIHLLKSTFARTQWPSPQEYDQLAAQTGLTRTEIVRWFKENRASLRAGTLKWIDRYQQQHVVDGHNEQNQNKGSKQNESPKNSDQLSQQHYQEQKKLNDENMGKLVIRPTRDYEPPKDSLLGNQTEDRLECNSQDGHASEENEDTGDVNWVEVTVGDDDAVSDCTDSWSQTAPEGQAELADFDSESVYGDNSHI, encoded by the coding sequence ATGGCTAGCAAAAGAAAGTCAACAACTCCATGTATGCTGCGAACACCTGAACTACCAGAGCAGGCTGGTCCTGAGGATGGGGAAGCCCCAATAGGAAAGGGTGCTGGCACTCCACAGCAGGAGACAAAAGATGACTGGGTTGATGATACAGCCAGTACTGTAAAAGAATGTGAAGTGGTGGATAGGAAATCCCCAGCTGAGAATCAGCCCAAGAAACTCCAAGGTGGTTATGAATGTAAATACTGTCCTTATTCAACGCAAAACCTAAATGAATTTACAGAGCATGTTGACACCCAGCACCCAAATGTCATCCTCAACCCCCTCTATGTGTGTGCTGAATGTAACTTTACAACGAAAAAATACGATTCCTTATCTGATCACAACACAAAATATCACCCAGGAGAGAACAATTTTAAACTGAAACTAATAAAACGCAATAATCAGACGGTATTAGAACAATCCATTGAGACGAGTAATGTTGGCACTGTCACGAACAGTGGACTAGAAAATGCAGACTGTGATGAAGCCCTTCATGATGAGATCAATGTAAGTAAAACCCCCGTCATGAAACAGGGAAAGCCCAAAGTGGAGACCAAGAAGGGACCCAAAAAGACAGAAGAGGGAGGTGTGGAAAACCATGTGGATAGTAACCTCCCCCGTGTCATTACTGAAACCACTGAATCTTTTGCTTGTATCAATGGAGCAGACCTTCTTCATGATGTATTAGCTCATGTTATGCCCTCTGTACAGCTGCCACCAAATATCAACCTTGTCCCCAAGGTTCCGGTCCCTCTGAACAGTACCAAATACAACTGTGCACTGGACACTAATGCAACCATGATCAACTCCTTCAATAAATTTCCTTACCCGACGCAAGCAGAACTGTCATGGTTGACAGCAGCATCAAAACACCCGGAGGAGCAAATACGAATCTGGTTTGCTACCCAGCGTTTAAAGCATGGAATAAGTTGGTCTCCAGAAGAGGTAGAAGAGGCAAGAAAGAAGATGTTTAATGGAACCATCCAGTCTGTACCCCAGACCATCACTGTTCTGCCAGCTCATCTGACACCTGCAAAAATGCCACAGCCAATTATACAAACAGCTTTGCCTTGCCAGATACTTGGCCAGACTGGCCTGGTTCTGACACAGGTGTCAAATGGACCAACAGTTTCTTGCTCACCAATTACACTTGCTGTTCCAGCTAATCAAGGGCAGAAACGGACAATACAGACTTTATCGGGTGCCCCAGAAGTCAAGCGTCCACATGTAGTACCTGAGGTCTCACCCAAGCTGAATGCTGCACCAGTAACACTAACAAATGACCGAAAAAAGACCAAGGAACAGATAGCAGAACTCAAAGCTAGTTTTATCATGAGCCAATTTCCAGATGATGCAGAAGTCTACAGGCTGATAGAAGTAACTGGCCTCTCCAGAAGCGAGATCAAGAAGTGGTTCAGTGACCACAGATACAGAAGTCAAAGAGGCATCGTTCACATCACTAGTGAATCTATAGCAAAAGATCAGTTAGCCATTGCAGCTGCACGGCATGGGCATATATACTATACGTGTGCAGATTTCACATCCCAGAGGTTTAAAGAGAAAACACAAGAGCAGCTTAGGATTCTCGAAGAAAGTTTTCTTAAAAGCTCTTTTCCAACCCAAGGAGAGTTGGACAGGCTCAGGGTGGAAGCGAAACTGAGTAGAAGAGAGGTTGATTCTTGGTTCTCTGAGAGGAGGAAGCTAAGGGATAGCCTGGAACAAGCTGTCTTGGACTCTATGGGATCCAACAAAAAAAATAAGGATCAGGGAATCCACAATGGTACAATAAGCCAGACTGAATTGTTGAACAGCTCCCAGTTACCCAGTTCTTTGTCTGGATCTGAATCCTCTACAgtgtttaacaaaacaaaccaagagCAGATTCACCTACTGAAGAGCACATTTGCAAGAACCCAGTGGCCATCCCCCCAGGAGTATGACCAGTTAGCAGCTCAAACTGGGCTCACTAGAACTGAAATAGTCCGCTGGTTCAAGGAGAACAGAGCCTCTCTAAGAGCTGGGACATTAAAATGGATTGACCGGTATCAACAACAGCATGTTGTTGATGGTCATAATGAGCAAAACCAGAATAAGGGATCAAAACAAAATGAGAGTCCAAAGAACAGTGACCAGTTGTCTCAGCAGCATTACCAGGAGCAGAAAAAGCTGAACGACGAGAACATGGGCAAACTAGTCATAAGGCCAACAAGAGATTATGAACCCCCAAAGGACTCTTTGTTAGGAAACCAAACTGAGGACAGATTGGAATGCAACAGCCAAGACGGCCATGCTAGTGAGGAGAATGAGGACACTGGAGATGTGAACTGGGTGGAGGTGACAGTAGGGGATGATGATGCTGTCTCAGACTGTACAGACAGCTGGAGTCAAACTGCACCTGAAGGCCAAGCTGAGTTAGCAGATTTTGATTCTGAAAGTGTATATGGAGACAATTCC